A portion of the Mycobacterium paraseoulense genome contains these proteins:
- a CDS encoding diacylglycerol/lipid kinase family protein: MYLGVIVNPLARRNRRARGDRVAELRRIVGPSGEVHETASTEELAKTLDELRPRVTHLVADGGDGALHWLINEMERCESDPERWPAFVPTNGGSVNAVARKAGVRGRPDAVIRALAAAAAADRPPPEIRLDTLRLDGETADGAAFHRLCFGLAAGGVGNRFYDMYYGKPDHGRSEVAKVIGRSFRDYLASKVGRSQASNYASLLFAPTRARVVIDGEEVPTRTHRLLHAGAIDLRIGGPFRLFPKAQDPGALHFQAGEIRPSRIVAQLPAALTNGTVRGRRVRDVNGREMVIEAEGEPLSPIIDGERFVGITRLVARAGPLIRVARIG; the protein is encoded by the coding sequence ATGTATCTAGGGGTCATCGTCAATCCGCTCGCGCGCCGGAATCGCCGCGCGCGGGGCGACCGCGTCGCCGAGTTGCGCCGCATCGTCGGCCCGTCGGGCGAGGTGCATGAAACCGCTTCGACCGAGGAGCTCGCCAAGACCCTGGACGAACTCCGTCCGCGGGTCACTCACCTCGTCGCGGACGGGGGGGACGGCGCGCTGCACTGGTTGATCAACGAGATGGAGCGCTGCGAGAGCGATCCGGAACGCTGGCCGGCGTTCGTGCCCACCAACGGGGGCAGCGTCAACGCCGTCGCCCGCAAGGCGGGGGTGCGCGGGCGGCCCGACGCGGTCATCCGCGCGCTGGCGGCGGCCGCGGCGGCCGACCGGCCGCCGCCCGAGATACGCCTGGACACCTTGCGACTCGACGGCGAAACCGCCGACGGCGCCGCGTTTCATCGCCTGTGCTTCGGGCTGGCCGCCGGGGGTGTCGGAAACCGGTTCTACGACATGTATTACGGAAAGCCCGACCACGGGCGCAGCGAAGTCGCGAAGGTGATCGGGCGTTCGTTCCGCGACTACCTCGCGTCCAAGGTCGGCCGCTCGCAGGCTTCCAATTACGCGTCCTTGCTGTTCGCCCCGACGCGCGCCCGAGTCGTCATCGACGGCGAGGAGGTCCCGACGCGGACGCATCGCCTGCTGCACGCCGGTGCCATCGACCTGAGGATCGGTGGGCCGTTCCGGCTTTTCCCGAAGGCCCAGGACCCGGGCGCGCTGCATTTCCAGGCCGGTGAGATAAGGCCCTCGAGGATCGTCGCGCAGCTTCCCGCGGCGCTCACCAACGGGACGGTGCGCGGTCGCCGGGTGCGCGACGTCAACGGGCGCGAGATGGTCATCGAGGCCGAGGGCGAGCCGCTCTCGCCGATCATCGACGGCGAACGGTTCGTCGGCATCACCCGGCTGGTGGCCCGCGCCGGCCCGCTCATCCGCGTCGCCCGGATCGGCTGA
- a CDS encoding PE family protein codes for MSYVNVDPEKLSAAASNLQSITAALSAGNAAAAGPTTAVVPAAADEVSALTAARFAVHAQRYQILSARAVAIHELLAAALASGAGSYAGTEAANAAASAL; via the coding sequence GTGTCCTATGTAAATGTCGATCCGGAGAAGCTGTCGGCGGCGGCCAGCAATCTGCAGTCCATCACCGCCGCGTTGAGTGCCGGCAATGCCGCGGCGGCCGGACCCACCACCGCGGTGGTTCCCGCTGCTGCCGACGAGGTGTCCGCCCTGACGGCGGCGCGCTTCGCCGTCCACGCGCAGCGGTACCAGATCCTCAGTGCCAGAGCCGTTGCCATCCACGAGCTGCTTGCCGCCGCCTTGGCGTCGGGTGCGGGTTCCTATGCCGGCACCGAGGCCGCCAACGCCGCGGCTTCGGCGCTCTGA
- a CDS encoding NAD(P)H-dependent glycerol-3-phosphate dehydrogenase, with translation MAAAMREPKVVVLGGGSWGTTVASICARRGPTLQWVRSEETAKDINENHRNSRYLGDDAVLSDTLRATTDFAEAANSADVVVMGVPSHGFRGVLTELARELRPWVPVVSLVKGLEQGTNMRMSQIIEEVLPGHPAGILAGPNIAREVGEGYAAAAVLAMPDQHLATRLSGLFRTRRFRVYTTDDVIGVEMAGALKNVYAISVGMGYSLGIGENTRALVIARALREMTKLGVAMGGNPETFPGLAGLGDLIVTCTSQRSRNRHVGEQLGAGKPIDEIIASMNQVAEGVKAASVIMEFANEFGLNMPIAREVDSVINHGSTVEEAYRGLIAEVPGHEVHGSGF, from the coding sequence ATGGCAGCTGCGATGCGCGAACCCAAAGTCGTTGTCCTCGGTGGCGGTTCCTGGGGAACCACGGTGGCGTCGATCTGTGCGCGCCGCGGACCGACGCTGCAATGGGTGCGCTCGGAGGAGACGGCGAAGGACATCAACGAAAATCACCGCAACAGCCGCTACCTCGGCGACGATGCGGTGCTGAGCGACACCTTGCGCGCGACGACCGACTTCGCCGAGGCCGCGAACTCCGCCGACGTCGTGGTGATGGGCGTTCCCTCGCACGGCTTCCGGGGCGTGCTGACCGAGCTGGCCAGGGAACTGCGGCCTTGGGTTCCGGTGGTGTCGCTGGTCAAGGGGCTCGAGCAGGGCACCAACATGCGGATGTCGCAGATCATCGAGGAGGTGCTGCCGGGTCATCCGGCGGGCATCCTGGCGGGGCCGAACATCGCGCGTGAGGTCGGCGAGGGCTACGCCGCGGCCGCGGTGCTGGCCATGCCGGACCAGCATCTGGCGACCCGGCTGTCCGGGCTGTTCCGCACCCGGCGTTTCCGCGTGTACACCACCGACGACGTCATCGGGGTCGAGATGGCCGGGGCGCTGAAGAACGTCTACGCCATCTCCGTCGGAATGGGTTACTCGCTGGGCATCGGGGAGAACACCCGCGCGCTGGTGATCGCCCGTGCGCTGCGCGAGATGACGAAGCTGGGCGTGGCCATGGGCGGCAATCCCGAAACCTTCCCCGGCCTGGCCGGGCTGGGCGACCTCATCGTGACGTGCACCAGCCAGCGCAGCCGCAACCGCCACGTGGGTGAACAGCTGGGAGCCGGCAAGCCGATCGACGAGATCATCGCCTCGATGAACCAGGTCGCCGAGGGCGTCAAAGCCGCCAGCGTGATCATGGAGTTCGCCAACGAGTTCGGGCTGAACATGCCGATCGCCCGCGAAGTCGACTCGGTGA
- a CDS encoding YajQ family cyclic di-GMP-binding protein → MADSSFDIVSKVERQEVDNALNQAAKELATRFDFRGTDTTIAWKGDEAIELTSSTEERVKAAVDVFKEKLIRRDISMKAFDAGEPQASGKTYKVSGTLKQGIDSEHAKKITKLIRDEGPKGVKTQIQGDEIRVSSKKRDDLQAVISMLKQADLDVALQFVNYR, encoded by the coding sequence ATGGCGGACTCATCGTTCGACATTGTCAGCAAAGTCGAGCGCCAAGAGGTCGACAACGCACTCAATCAGGCCGCCAAGGAGCTGGCCACCCGCTTCGACTTCCGCGGCACCGACACCACGATCGCGTGGAAGGGCGATGAGGCTATCGAGCTGACATCGTCCACCGAGGAACGCGTCAAGGCCGCCGTCGACGTCTTCAAGGAGAAGCTCATCCGGCGCGACATCTCGATGAAGGCCTTCGACGCGGGCGAACCGCAGGCGTCCGGCAAGACCTACAAGGTCAGCGGCACCCTGAAGCAGGGCATCGACAGTGAGCACGCCAAAAAGATCACCAAGCTGATCCGCGACGAGGGACCCAAGGGCGTCAAGACGCAGATCCAGGGCGACGAGATCCGCGTCAGCAGCAAAAAGCGCGACGACCTGCAGGCCGTCATCTCGATGCTCAAGCAGGCCGACCTGGACGTCGCGCTGCAGTTCGTGAACTACCGATAG
- a CDS encoding DMT family transporter, with amino-acid sequence MSRADMAAILALCAALASAIGNVVRQRSAQEVTDKPVGHLALFGMLLRDTRWWMGGLGDIASYCLLAAALDKGSVLLVMSLQVTALLFALPIYARMSRHPVTRGEWIWAVLLTAALVVVISVGAPVGGQERAPAHVWLVVALVMAPPLLLGLLGARIWSDRPLAALLLAAVAGSLLAVFAVLMKGVVDILEHNPEQLWTRPELYGWVFCGAAGMIFHQSAYRAGALTASLPTIIAAKPIVGAVLGITVLGETLDAHGFDWVVLAVAAVLVIVAAVGLAHGEAATVSAGAGRDVRIADEPKASSPL; translated from the coding sequence ATGTCGAGGGCTGATATGGCGGCGATCCTCGCCCTGTGCGCCGCGCTCGCGTCGGCGATCGGCAACGTGGTGCGTCAGCGATCCGCGCAGGAGGTGACCGACAAACCGGTCGGCCACCTGGCGCTGTTCGGCATGCTGTTGCGCGATACCCGTTGGTGGATGGGCGGTCTGGGAGACATCGCCAGCTACTGCCTGCTCGCCGCGGCCCTGGACAAGGGCTCCGTGCTGTTGGTGATGTCGCTGCAGGTGACCGCGCTGCTGTTCGCCCTGCCGATCTACGCGCGGATGAGCCGTCACCCGGTCACCCGCGGCGAGTGGATATGGGCCGTGTTGCTGACCGCGGCGTTGGTGGTCGTCATCTCGGTCGGCGCTCCGGTGGGCGGTCAGGAACGCGCGCCGGCCCACGTCTGGCTTGTGGTGGCCCTGGTGATGGCCCCGCCGCTGCTATTGGGACTGCTGGGCGCCCGGATCTGGTCGGACCGTCCGCTGGCCGCGCTGTTGCTCGCGGCGGTCGCCGGATCGTTGCTGGCGGTCTTCGCGGTGCTGATGAAGGGCGTCGTCGACATCCTCGAACACAACCCCGAACAGTTGTGGACCAGGCCCGAGCTGTACGGCTGGGTGTTCTGCGGGGCGGCCGGGATGATCTTTCACCAATCCGCTTACCGCGCAGGCGCTTTGACAGCCTCGTTGCCGACGATCATCGCCGCCAAGCCCATCGTGGGCGCGGTCCTGGGCATCACCGTGCTCGGCGAGACGCTGGACGCCCACGGCTTTGATTGGGTGGTGCTGGCCGTGGCGGCGGTGTTGGTGATCGTCGCGGCGGTCGGCCTGGCGCACGGCGAGGCCGCCACCGTGTCGGCGGGCGCCGGGCGCGACGTGCGAATCGCCGACGAGCCGAAAGCGTCGTCGCCGCTCTGA
- a CDS encoding oxidoreductase, with protein sequence MPGWTAAELPSFAGRSVVITGANAGLGEVTARELARVGARVVLAVRDTDKGKAAAERMAGDVEVRQLDLQDLGSVRRFADEMGTVDVLVNNAGIMATKHAVTADGFEGQIGTNHLGHFALTNLLLPKLTDRVVTVSSLMHHFGYISLKDLNWRSRPYSAWLAYSQSKLANLLFTSELQRRLNAVGSPLRALAAHPGWSHTNLQGNSGRKLGDAAVLAVDRIVSTDAEFGARQTLYAVSQDLPGDTYVGPRFGLYGRTQPTWRHWPAKRAGTATALWDLSEELTGTAFPLSASGLP encoded by the coding sequence ATGCCAGGTTGGACCGCAGCGGAGTTGCCTTCGTTCGCCGGACGTAGCGTCGTGATCACCGGGGCCAACGCCGGCCTGGGCGAGGTCACCGCACGTGAATTGGCGCGGGTCGGTGCCCGCGTCGTGCTGGCGGTGCGCGACACCGACAAGGGCAAGGCCGCCGCCGAGCGAATGGCCGGTGATGTCGAGGTGCGCCAGCTCGACCTGCAGGATTTGGGCTCCGTGCGGCGCTTCGCCGACGAGATGGGCACGGTCGACGTGCTGGTCAACAACGCCGGCATCATGGCGACCAAGCACGCGGTGACCGCCGACGGCTTCGAGGGCCAGATCGGCACCAATCACCTCGGCCACTTCGCGTTGACCAACCTGCTGCTGCCCAAGCTCACCGACCGGGTGGTGACGGTGTCGTCGCTGATGCACCACTTCGGCTACATCAGCCTCAAAGACCTCAACTGGCGGTCGCGCCCATATTCGGCGTGGCTGGCCTACAGCCAATCCAAGCTGGCCAACCTGCTGTTCACCAGCGAACTTCAGCGACGGCTCAACGCCGTCGGTTCCCCGCTGCGCGCGCTGGCCGCCCATCCCGGCTGGTCGCACACGAACCTGCAGGGCAACTCCGGCCGAAAGCTGGGCGACGCGGCGGTCTTGGCCGTCGACCGCATCGTGTCCACCGACGCCGAGTTCGGCGCCCGGCAGACGCTGTACGCGGTGTCACAGGACCTGCCGGGCGACACCTACGTCGGCCCGCGCTTCGGCCTGTATGGCCGCACCCAGCCGACCTGGCGTCACTGGCCGGCCAAGCGGGCGGGCACCGCGACGGCCCTGTGGGACCTTTCCGAGGAGCTCACCGGCACCGCCTTCCCGCTCTCGGCGAGCGGTTTGCCGTGA
- a CDS encoding flavin-containing monooxygenase: MAPSEAEYSDVIIVGAGISGIDAAYRISERNPQLSYTILERRAQIGGTWDLFRYPGVRSDSSIFTLSFPFEPWTRKEGVADGVHIREYLVATARKYGIDRHIRFNSYVRSADWDSSTDTWTVTVEQDGARKLFRGRFLFFGSGYYNYDEGYTPDFPGIETFGGVVVHPQHWPEDLDYTGKKIVVIGSGATAVTLLPSLSERAAKVTMLQRSPTYLISASKYGKVAAVARKVLPRKPAHLVVRMYSALTEAVFFALSRKAPGLVRWLLRRKAISSLPDGYDVDTHFKPRYNPWDQRMCLIPDADLYNAITAGRADVVTDHIDHFDAAGIALKSGGHLDADIIVTATGLQLQALGGTAISLDGSEIKTNDRFVYKAHMLEDVPNLFWCVGYTNASWTLRADITARATAKLLAHMAAHGYTHAYPHRGNEPMTEKPSWDINAGYVLRSVHALPKSGTRRPWNVRQNYLADAIDYRFDRIEEAMVFGRAADRAPLAG; encoded by the coding sequence ATGGCCCCTAGCGAAGCCGAGTATTCCGACGTGATCATCGTCGGCGCCGGCATCTCCGGCATCGACGCGGCCTACCGGATCAGCGAGCGCAACCCGCAGCTGAGCTACACCATCCTGGAGCGGCGCGCGCAGATCGGCGGCACGTGGGACTTGTTCCGCTACCCCGGTGTGCGCTCGGACAGCAGCATCTTCACGCTGTCCTTTCCGTTCGAGCCGTGGACCCGCAAGGAGGGCGTGGCCGACGGTGTCCACATCCGCGAGTACCTGGTCGCCACGGCGCGCAAGTACGGCATCGATCGGCACATCCGATTCAACAGCTACGTGCGCTCAGCCGACTGGGACTCGTCCACCGACACCTGGACCGTCACGGTCGAGCAGGACGGGGCGCGGAAGCTCTTCCGCGGCCGATTCCTGTTCTTCGGCAGCGGTTACTACAACTACGACGAGGGGTACACCCCCGACTTCCCCGGCATCGAAACGTTCGGCGGCGTCGTCGTGCACCCCCAGCACTGGCCGGAAGACCTCGACTACACCGGCAAGAAAATCGTGGTGATCGGCAGCGGGGCCACCGCGGTGACGCTGCTTCCGTCGCTGTCGGAGCGGGCCGCCAAAGTGACCATGCTGCAACGCTCGCCCACCTATCTCATCTCCGCATCGAAGTACGGCAAGGTCGCCGCCGTCGCGCGGAAAGTGCTGCCCCGCAAGCCGGCTCATCTCGTCGTCCGGATGTACAGCGCGCTCACCGAGGCGGTGTTCTTCGCGCTGTCCCGCAAGGCGCCGGGGTTGGTGCGCTGGCTGCTGCGGCGCAAGGCGATCAGCAGCCTGCCCGACGGCTACGACGTGGACACCCACTTCAAGCCGCGGTACAACCCGTGGGACCAGCGGATGTGCCTGATACCCGACGCCGACCTGTACAACGCCATCACCGCAGGCCGCGCCGACGTGGTCACCGACCACATCGACCATTTCGACGCAGCCGGCATCGCGCTGAAATCCGGCGGGCACCTCGACGCCGACATCATCGTCACCGCCACCGGCCTGCAACTGCAGGCGCTGGGCGGGACCGCGATCAGCCTGGACGGCAGCGAGATCAAGACCAACGACCGCTTCGTCTACAAGGCGCACATGCTCGAAGACGTGCCCAATCTGTTCTGGTGCGTCGGCTACACCAACGCTTCGTGGACCCTGCGCGCCGACATCACCGCCCGGGCCACCGCGAAGTTGCTGGCGCACATGGCCGCTCACGGCTACACGCACGCCTACCCGCACCGCGGCAACGAGCCGATGACCGAGAAACCGTCGTGGGACATCAACGCCGGCTACGTGCTGCGGTCGGTGCATGCGCTGCCCAAGTCGGGAACCAGGCGGCCGTGGAACGTGCGGCAGAACTACCTGGCCGACGCCATCGACTACCGCTTCGACCGCATCGAGGAGGCGATGGTGTTCGGGCGGGCCGCCGACCGGGCGCCACTGGCCGGTTGA
- a CDS encoding thioester reductase domain-containing protein, translating to METLIDHLHKREALTPDKTLFRFVDDEGREQEHYTYQTFAERTRELAAYLTTEAGLRRGDRALLVYPPSLEMVAAFYACARIGVIAVPVSPPLPMSFESGLAKLAFIARDCQAKAVLSTKQFEYDYRLLLNHLDGGSPWPDAQRPPELPWFGTDGTQEFGGAPVPDTPGPVLFLQYTSGSTSDPKGVVVSHANVIANASAFAGGEVLVSWLPQHHDMGLISAYLFILLVGGTTHAMSPLDFLKRPSSWLRLISDVRATHTPVPNFALELCLREDKLPTSELAGIDLSCLESIVVGAEPLRAGTFTRFRERFAPYGLDPNALTGAYGMAENTLIVSLRGRQTLALNKRALEQNLARVEKAQPQNSNQAPVVSCGKPIDGNVVRIVDPESGRALGEGRVGEVWLDGPSKGGGYWNRPELTAEAFAARIPGDDEHTYLRTGDLGFLYEGELFVCGRSKDLIIVRGVNCYPSDIEGIVERSAPEVRGGCVAAFAVEHDEQEALTVVAEVRDAQALPDGKALARAIRRHGHIDPHAIAFVPPHSIPKTTSGKIRRSSTRQLWLDGKLPVLSVYTHQPHDLPDADRGPLDRFRNLIESYDLTGEEDCSFADLGIDSLALAELRSDLQALLEEHGAGALAEEVNTRLLQRLTVAEFFGLMRQFGEGSGRPLDALRQALDQISAEYEAYEIARMRADAQLPLPALPPARPGAPSDVLLTGATGFLGPFLVASLLGRTSYTVHALIRATDSAHGLDRIVASLRKARLWSPALEAEVRKRVRVVCGDLAEPHLGLGAPEFQRLAEGVDVIVHNGALVNYVRTYDALRPANVAGTHELLRLAMTAHRKTFHLVSSTFIYGWSVKPVVGESDANLEMNALDFGYSQTKWVAEQLAFAAQRQGLDVRIFRPSLISPTGAGFGSQDDILVRTMAFMIEHGVAANALNQLSLLPADLIADHIVALMELPAGAGDVFNMTADDYYNMTDITRVLSERYGYRFEYHDISSFAAEMNRRCTPRDPIYPLVDFLTRSADKIAAMRDKRYGNTQYQRARALADVRLREPALTETVDNLVRFLRSERLITEAEAEEQRSA from the coding sequence ATGGAGACGCTCATCGATCATCTGCACAAGCGGGAAGCGCTGACACCGGACAAGACCCTCTTCCGGTTCGTCGACGACGAAGGCCGGGAACAGGAGCACTACACCTACCAGACCTTCGCCGAGCGGACGCGTGAACTGGCCGCCTATCTGACGACGGAAGCGGGCCTGCGCCGGGGTGATCGCGCGCTGCTGGTCTACCCGCCCAGTCTGGAGATGGTCGCGGCGTTCTATGCGTGCGCCCGCATCGGGGTGATCGCCGTACCGGTCAGCCCGCCGCTGCCGATGTCGTTCGAGTCGGGGCTGGCCAAACTCGCCTTCATCGCGCGCGACTGCCAAGCCAAGGCGGTGCTGTCGACCAAGCAGTTCGAGTACGACTACCGCCTGCTGCTCAACCACCTCGACGGCGGATCGCCCTGGCCGGACGCCCAACGGCCCCCGGAACTGCCGTGGTTCGGAACCGACGGCACGCAGGAGTTCGGTGGCGCGCCCGTCCCCGACACGCCCGGGCCGGTGCTCTTCCTTCAATACACCTCCGGCTCCACCAGCGACCCCAAGGGCGTGGTGGTCAGCCACGCCAACGTCATCGCCAACGCCTCCGCCTTCGCGGGCGGCGAGGTGCTGGTCAGCTGGCTGCCGCAGCACCACGACATGGGCCTGATCTCCGCCTACCTGTTCATCCTGCTGGTCGGGGGGACCACGCACGCGATGTCGCCGCTGGACTTCCTCAAGCGCCCGTCGTCCTGGCTGCGGCTGATCAGCGACGTGCGCGCCACCCACACGCCGGTGCCCAACTTCGCCCTGGAGCTGTGCCTGCGCGAGGACAAACTGCCCACCTCCGAGCTCGCCGGGATCGACCTGAGCTGCCTGGAGAGCATCGTCGTGGGCGCGGAACCGCTGCGCGCCGGCACATTCACGCGCTTCCGGGAGCGCTTTGCCCCCTACGGCCTTGACCCCAATGCGCTCACCGGCGCCTACGGCATGGCCGAAAACACCCTGATCGTCTCGCTTCGCGGACGCCAGACCCTGGCCCTCAATAAGCGCGCGCTGGAGCAGAATCTCGCCCGGGTCGAAAAGGCTCAGCCCCAGAACAGCAACCAGGCCCCGGTGGTGAGCTGCGGCAAGCCGATCGACGGCAACGTGGTCCGCATCGTCGACCCCGAATCCGGGCGGGCCCTCGGCGAGGGCCGGGTCGGCGAGGTCTGGCTGGACGGGCCGTCCAAGGGCGGCGGCTACTGGAACCGCCCCGAGCTGACCGCCGAGGCCTTCGCGGCCCGCATCCCCGGCGACGACGAGCACACCTACCTGCGCACCGGTGACCTCGGCTTCCTCTACGAGGGCGAGCTGTTCGTCTGCGGCCGCAGCAAGGACCTGATCATCGTCCGCGGCGTCAACTGCTACCCCTCGGACATCGAGGGCATCGTGGAACGGTCGGCGCCGGAGGTCCGCGGCGGCTGCGTCGCCGCCTTCGCGGTGGAGCACGACGAGCAGGAAGCGCTGACCGTGGTGGCCGAGGTCCGCGACGCGCAGGCGCTGCCGGACGGCAAGGCGTTGGCGCGGGCCATCCGCCGGCACGGCCACATCGACCCGCATGCGATCGCGTTCGTGCCGCCGCACAGCATCCCCAAGACCACCTCGGGGAAGATCAGGCGCTCGTCGACGCGGCAGCTCTGGCTGGACGGCAAGCTGCCGGTGCTGTCGGTCTACACGCATCAGCCCCACGACCTGCCGGACGCGGACCGGGGCCCGCTGGACCGGTTCCGCAACCTCATCGAAAGTTATGACCTCACAGGTGAGGAGGACTGCTCCTTCGCGGATCTCGGCATCGACTCGCTGGCACTCGCGGAGCTGCGCTCCGATCTGCAGGCCCTGCTGGAGGAGCACGGCGCCGGGGCGCTGGCCGAGGAGGTCAACACGCGCCTGCTGCAGCGACTGACGGTGGCCGAGTTCTTCGGGCTGATGCGGCAGTTCGGTGAGGGGTCCGGGCGGCCGCTGGACGCGCTGCGCCAGGCGCTGGACCAGATCTCGGCGGAGTACGAGGCCTACGAGATCGCACGGATGCGGGCCGACGCACAGCTGCCCCTGCCGGCGCTGCCGCCGGCGCGGCCGGGCGCGCCCAGCGACGTCCTGCTGACGGGCGCCACCGGGTTCCTGGGGCCGTTCCTGGTCGCCAGCCTGCTGGGCCGGACGTCGTACACCGTCCACGCGCTGATCCGCGCCACGGACTCCGCCCACGGGCTGGACCGGATCGTCGCGTCGCTGCGCAAGGCCCGCCTGTGGTCCCCGGCGCTGGAAGCCGAGGTCCGCAAGCGGGTGCGCGTGGTGTGCGGCGACCTCGCCGAGCCGCACCTGGGCCTCGGCGCGCCGGAATTCCAGCGCCTGGCCGAGGGCGTCGACGTCATCGTCCACAACGGCGCCCTGGTCAACTACGTCCGGACCTACGACGCCCTGCGGCCCGCCAACGTGGCCGGCACGCACGAACTGCTGCGGCTGGCCATGACCGCCCACCGCAAGACCTTCCACCTGGTCTCCAGCACCTTCATCTACGGATGGAGCGTCAAGCCGGTGGTGGGGGAGTCCGACGCCAACCTGGAGATGAACGCCCTGGACTTCGGCTACTCGCAGACGAAGTGGGTCGCCGAGCAGCTGGCCTTCGCCGCCCAGCGCCAGGGCCTCGACGTGCGCATCTTCCGGCCCTCGCTGATCTCACCGACCGGCGCGGGCTTCGGCAGCCAGGACGACATCCTGGTGCGCACCATGGCGTTCATGATCGAGCACGGCGTCGCCGCCAATGCGCTCAACCAGCTCAGCCTGCTGCCGGCGGACCTGATCGCCGACCACATCGTCGCGCTGATGGAGCTGCCGGCCGGCGCGGGCGATGTGTTCAACATGACCGCGGACGACTACTACAACATGACCGACATCACCCGGGTGCTGTCCGAGCGCTACGGCTACCGCTTCGAGTACCACGACATCTCGTCTTTCGCCGCCGAGATGAACCGGCGGTGCACGCCGCGCGACCCGATCTACCCGCTGGTCGACTTCCTCACCCGCTCGGCGGACAAGATCGCCGCGATGCGGGACAAGCGCTACGGCAACACCCAATACCAGCGTGCGCGCGCTTTGGCCGACGTCCGGCTGCGGGAACCGGCGCTGACCGAGACGGTCGACAATCTCGTCCGGTTCTTGCGCAGTGAGCGCCTGATCACCGAGGCTGAGGCCGAGGAGCAACGCAGCGCCTGA
- a CDS encoding PPE family protein, SVP subgroup, translated as MDYALLPPEINSGRMYTGPGVGSLLAAATAWAELAAQLHASAASYRSVISALTGGPWLGPASLALAAAAATNVAWLRSSAESAELTFERAGAAVAAYETAFGLTVPPPVIAANRAVLASLIATNVLGQNSAAIATVEAEYLEMWAQDAAAMYGYVAASATATQLTDFAEPEEVTDPAGSARQAAAVAKAVGNSAQTGAQDVAANEPATPTFGNLKPIDEWISENTPLDDMAAMYSKYVVPYVSSGQVGVQTAQSFGQISNGITAMTTFGKGLLPAASSAAQAAGGGTNALGAAGAGLGNAGSAAAGLGRALPIGAMSVPPSWAPVTAVTNPGVTTLTSAAPAAADGLHPFPMAPFGPMTGHTGWRQTPTYGFKPSVMAKPPAAG; from the coding sequence GTGGACTACGCGCTGTTGCCCCCGGAAATCAACTCGGGGCGGATGTACACCGGCCCGGGGGTCGGTTCGTTGCTGGCGGCCGCGACGGCCTGGGCTGAACTGGCCGCGCAGTTGCACGCCAGCGCCGCGTCGTACCGGTCGGTGATCTCCGCGTTGACCGGCGGGCCGTGGTTGGGTCCGGCGTCGCTGGCGCTGGCCGCTGCCGCCGCCACCAATGTGGCTTGGCTGCGCAGCAGCGCTGAAAGCGCCGAGCTGACCTTCGAACGGGCCGGCGCGGCCGTGGCCGCCTACGAGACGGCGTTCGGGTTGACGGTGCCCCCGCCGGTGATCGCGGCCAACCGCGCCGTGCTGGCGTCGCTGATCGCGACGAATGTCTTGGGGCAGAACAGCGCCGCCATCGCGACAGTCGAGGCGGAGTACTTGGAGATGTGGGCTCAGGACGCCGCGGCCATGTATGGCTATGTGGCGGCCTCCGCGACCGCCACCCAGCTGACCGATTTCGCGGAGCCCGAGGAGGTGACGGACCCGGCCGGGTCGGCCCGGCAGGCCGCCGCGGTGGCGAAAGCCGTAGGCAATTCGGCCCAGACCGGCGCGCAAGACGTCGCGGCGAACGAACCCGCGACCCCCACCTTCGGCAACCTCAAACCGATCGACGAGTGGATTTCGGAGAACACACCGTTGGACGACATGGCCGCGATGTACTCGAAATACGTTGTCCCGTATGTGTCGTCGGGACAGGTGGGGGTTCAGACCGCCCAATCCTTCGGGCAGATCAGCAATGGCATCACGGCCATGACCACGTTCGGAAAGGGCCTGCTACCCGCCGCCTCGTCGGCGGCTCAGGCCGCCGGGGGTGGGACCAACGCGCTGGGCGCCGCCGGCGCCGGGCTGGGCAACGCCGGGTCGGCCGCGGCGGGGCTGGGGCGCGCGCTTCCGATCGGCGCAATGTCGGTGCCGCCGAGCTGGGCCCCGGTAACCGCGGTGACCAACCCGGGGGTCACAACCCTGACGAGCGCGGCCCCGGCCGCGGCCGACGGGCTGCACCCTTTCCCGATGGCGCCCTTTGGGCCAATGACCGGGCACACCGGCTGGCGTCAGACTCCGACGTATGGGTTCAAGCCGTCGGTGATGGCCAAACCACCGGCGGCCGGCTAG